Proteins encoded in a region of the Dorea longicatena genome:
- a CDS encoding SLC13 family permease yields MSQITITLLFLAFAIIMFMLEKIPLGVTSMIVCVGLVVTGVLDWQVAFSGFIDSNVILFVAMFIVGGALFETGMANKIGGVVTHFAKTERQLIVAIMVIVGAMSGFLSNTGTAAILIPVVIGIAAKSGYSRSRLLMPLVFAAAMGGNLSLIGAPGNMIAQSSMEKIGLKFGFFDYAKVGLPILIVGIIFFALFGYKFLPDKVDTSSEGIFDETKDFSNVPKWKQNLSLIILLLTLLGMIFEEQIGIKLCVIGCVGALALIVTGVISEKDALLSIDLKTIFLFGGTLSLASALEATGAGELIADKVIGMLGDNPSPYILTFVIFMLCCIMTNFMSNTATTALMAPIGVSIAQGMGADPSAVLMACVIGGSCAFATPIGMPANTMVVTAGGYTFKDYAKAGIPMIVVATIVSMILLPIFYPFFP; encoded by the coding sequence ATGAGTCAGATAACAATTACATTACTGTTTCTGGCATTCGCAATCATCATGTTCATGCTTGAAAAGATTCCACTTGGGGTAACATCGATGATTGTCTGTGTAGGACTGGTAGTCACAGGAGTTTTGGACTGGCAGGTTGCATTCTCGGGATTCATCGACAGCAATGTAATCTTGTTTGTTGCAATGTTCATTGTCGGTGGGGCACTTTTTGAGACGGGGATGGCCAACAAGATCGGAGGAGTGGTTACACATTTCGCCAAGACAGAGAGGCAGCTGATCGTTGCGATCATGGTGATCGTTGGAGCGATGAGCGGTTTCCTTTCCAACACAGGAACAGCCGCAATCCTGATTCCGGTAGTCATCGGTATCGCCGCAAAATCAGGATATTCAAGATCAAGACTGTTAATGCCGCTGGTATTTGCAGCAGCCATGGGAGGTAACCTTTCACTGATCGGTGCACCTGGTAACATGATCGCACAGTCATCTATGGAGAAGATCGGATTGAAATTCGGATTCTTCGATTATGCGAAAGTAGGACTTCCGATTTTGATCGTAGGAATTATTTTCTTCGCACTGTTTGGATACAAATTTCTGCCGGATAAAGTGGACACAAGCAGTGAGGGAATCTTCGATGAGACAAAAGATTTCAGCAATGTTCCAAAGTGGAAACAGAACCTTTCACTGATCATCCTGTTATTAACACTTTTGGGAATGATCTTTGAAGAGCAGATTGGTATTAAGTTATGTGTCATAGGATGCGTGGGAGCGCTTGCACTGATCGTTACAGGCGTTATCAGTGAGAAAGACGCGCTTCTTTCCATCGACTTGAAGACGATCTTCTTATTCGGAGGTACGCTTTCCCTTGCGTCTGCACTGGAAGCAACCGGTGCCGGAGAACTGATCGCAGATAAAGTAATCGGAATGCTGGGAGATAACCCTTCACCATACATATTAACATTTGTAATCTTCATGCTCTGCTGTATCATGACAAACTTTATGTCAAACACAGCAACGACAGCACTGATGGCTCCGATCGGAGTATCCATCGCACAGGGCATGGGTGCAGATCCAAGTGCCGTACTGATGGCATGTGTAATCGGAGGATCCTGTGCATTTGCAACACCAATCGGAATGCCGGCCAACACCATGGTAGTAACGGCAGGAGGATATACGTTCAAGGATTATGCGAAAGCAGGTATTCCTATGATCGTAGTAGCAACCATAGTAAGTATGATCTTGCTTCCAATCTTCTATCCATTCTTCCCATAA
- a CDS encoding cation:proton antiporter: MLLSVALILLCGMGMSWICKKLKLPGLLGMLLTGIVLGPYVLNLLDENLLNISSELRKMALIIILMRAGLGLDISGLKKIGRPAVMMCFVPASFELLGMLVLAPRLLGLSVLEAAILGSVLAAVSPAVVVPRMVRLMEEGYGTEKGIPQLILAGASVDDVYVIVLFTTFSGIMQGKSVSVMSFLNIPISIILGMIIGLLAGWLLARYFEKVHIRDTVKVLILLSISFLLVVAEDHMTTAITFSALIAVMFLGVGLQKYREVAAKRIAVKCGKMWVAAEVFLFVLVGATVNIGYLSHVGLKAVVLICGALIFRMTGVFVCLLGTDMNGKEKLFTMMAYTPKATVQAAIGGIPLALGFACGDVVLTVAVLAIVLTAPLGAFAIDSSYKKFLAKTK; encoded by the coding sequence ATGTTACTAAGCGTTGCGCTGATCCTGCTCTGTGGTATGGGGATGAGCTGGATCTGTAAAAAATTAAAACTGCCGGGGCTTCTGGGAATGCTTCTCACCGGTATCGTTCTGGGACCGTATGTGCTGAATCTTCTGGATGAAAATCTGTTAAATATTTCATCGGAACTTAGGAAGATGGCACTGATCATTATTCTGATGAGGGCCGGATTAGGGCTTGACATTTCCGGTTTGAAAAAAATCGGGCGTCCGGCGGTAATGATGTGCTTTGTACCGGCGAGTTTTGAGCTGTTGGGAATGTTAGTGCTAGCACCAAGGTTACTGGGACTTTCTGTGCTGGAAGCGGCAATATTAGGATCTGTACTTGCGGCGGTTTCACCGGCGGTTGTCGTGCCGCGTATGGTAAGATTGATGGAAGAAGGCTATGGAACGGAAAAAGGAATCCCACAGTTGATTCTTGCGGGCGCTTCGGTGGATGATGTATATGTCATCGTATTATTTACGACCTTTTCAGGGATTATGCAGGGAAAAAGCGTATCGGTTATGAGTTTCCTGAATATTCCGATATCTATTATCCTGGGAATGATCATTGGATTACTTGCCGGATGGCTTCTTGCACGGTATTTTGAGAAAGTACATATCCGGGATACCGTAAAGGTATTAATCTTACTCAGTATTTCATTTTTACTGGTAGTGGCAGAAGATCATATGACAACTGCAATTACGTTCTCGGCGTTAATTGCAGTGATGTTTCTGGGAGTGGGCTTACAGAAATACAGGGAAGTGGCTGCAAAAAGGATTGCAGTAAAATGTGGAAAGATGTGGGTGGCAGCAGAGGTATTCTTATTCGTACTGGTTGGTGCGACTGTAAATATCGGATATCTATCTCATGTAGGACTCAAGGCAGTCGTTTTAATCTGTGGCGCACTGATCTTCCGAATGACAGGGGTCTTTGTATGTCTGCTTGGAACGGATATGAATGGAAAAGAAAAGTTATTTACGATGATGGCATACACACCGAAAGCAACCGTACAGGCTGCAATCGGAGGAATTCCTCTGGCGCTTGGATTTGCCTGTGGCGATGTGGTTCTGACGGTAGCAGTGCTTGCAATTGTACTGACTGCACCGCTTGGAGCATTTGCGATTGATAGCAGTTACAAAAAATTTCTGGCAAAAACTAAGTGA
- the ttdA gene encoding L(+)-tartrate dehydratase subunit alpha: MSKEQQVTQLTDYMAKFIAHIAKKLPDDVIEKLTELREKEDSPLSKVIYDTMFKNQELAVKLNRPSCQDTGVLQFWVKCGTKFPLIDELEGLLKDAVVKATFEAPLRHNSVETFDEYNTGKNVGKGTPTVFWDIVPNSDKCEIYTYMAGGGCTLPGKAMVLMPGEGYEGVTKFVMDVMTTYGLNACPPLLVGVGVATSVETAALLSKKALMRPIGSHNENERAAKMETLLEDGINAIGLGPQGMGGKYSVMGVNIENTARHPSTIGVAVNVGCWSHRRGHIVFDKDLNYTITTHTGVEL; this comes from the coding sequence ATGTCTAAAGAACAACAGGTAACACAACTTACAGATTATATGGCAAAATTTATTGCACATATTGCAAAGAAACTGCCGGATGATGTCATTGAAAAATTAACAGAGCTGCGTGAGAAAGAAGACAGCCCGCTTTCAAAGGTAATTTATGACACCATGTTCAAGAACCAGGAACTTGCTGTAAAACTGAACAGACCAAGCTGTCAGGATACAGGTGTATTACAGTTCTGGGTAAAATGTGGAACAAAATTCCCACTTATCGACGAACTGGAAGGACTTCTGAAAGACGCTGTTGTGAAAGCAACATTTGAAGCACCTCTCCGTCACAACAGTGTAGAGACATTTGATGAATACAACACAGGAAAGAACGTAGGAAAAGGAACACCGACTGTATTCTGGGATATCGTTCCGAACTCAGACAAATGTGAGATCTATACATACATGGCAGGGGGCGGATGTACTCTTCCTGGAAAAGCTATGGTTCTGATGCCGGGTGAAGGATACGAAGGAGTTACAAAGTTCGTTATGGACGTTATGACAACATACGGATTGAATGCCTGCCCTCCGCTTCTCGTTGGCGTAGGTGTGGCAACATCTGTTGAGACGGCAGCACTTCTTTCTAAGAAAGCACTGATGCGTCCGATCGGATCACACAATGAGAACGAAAGAGCAGCTAAGATGGAGACTCTTCTCGAAGACGGAATCAATGCAATCGGCCTTGGACCACAGGGTATGGGCGGAAAATATTCTGTAATGGGCGTTAACATCGAGAATACAGCACGTCACCCATCTACAATCGGTGTAGCTGTTAACGTAGGATGCTGGAGCCACAGAAGAGGACATATTGTATTTGATAAGGACCTGAACTACACAATCACAACACATACGGGGGTAGAATTATAA
- a CDS encoding hydrolase produces the protein MTREEAWELLTEYNQDEFHLLHAQTVENTMRYFARELGFADEEDFWGIVGLLHDLDFEKYPEEHCIKSQEIMKERGIDEKIIHATASHGYAITVDIKPEHEMEKILYAVDELTGLIGAVVLMRPSKSVQDLTLKSVKKKYKSKNFAAGCSREVIERGADMLGWTLEDLIQRTIDALKTFQD, from the coding sequence ATGACAAGAGAAGAAGCATGGGAATTATTAACCGAATATAACCAGGATGAATTTCATCTCCTGCATGCACAGACAGTAGAGAATACGATGCGTTATTTCGCAAGAGAGCTCGGGTTTGCGGATGAGGAAGATTTCTGGGGAATCGTAGGACTTTTACACGATCTGGATTTTGAAAAATATCCGGAAGAACACTGTATCAAATCGCAGGAGATCATGAAAGAACGAGGAATTGATGAGAAGATCATCCATGCAACGGCGAGTCACGGCTATGCGATTACAGTGGATATCAAACCGGAGCACGAGATGGAAAAAATATTGTATGCGGTTGACGAACTGACGGGTCTGATCGGAGCTGTTGTATTGATGCGTCCGTCAAAAAGTGTACAGGATCTGACATTAAAGTCTGTAAAGAAAAAATACAAGAGCAAGAATTTCGCAGCAGGATGTTCCAGAGAAGTCATCGAACGCGGAGCGGATATGCTTGGATGGACACTGGAAGATCTGATTCAGAGAACAATTGATGCTTTGAAGACATTCCAGGATTAA
- a CDS encoding GntR family transcriptional regulator: protein MKDISEKRLSDYMAEQIADEILSGRIPGGSQLKQEELAEAFEASRIPIREAFQILENQGLIIRLATRRITVTELDKEQICLIYSMISEMTKKALKSLKHSGKTAQLEELLMTSGLSGEVQPAEAMCDLVENEYIKRLLRNASDSYIRFALSTGHYADKIKEEKDKMTELLENGELKKVEKSLDVYFKLLARAVNEERGMNE, encoded by the coding sequence ATGAAAGATATATCAGAAAAAAGATTGAGCGACTATATGGCGGAACAGATCGCTGATGAAATATTGTCCGGAAGAATTCCCGGAGGAAGTCAGTTAAAACAAGAAGAACTGGCAGAAGCGTTTGAAGCTTCCAGAATTCCAATCCGGGAAGCTTTCCAGATCCTGGAAAATCAGGGGTTAATTATCCGCCTTGCAACCAGAAGAATTACTGTGACAGAATTGGATAAAGAACAGATATGTCTGATCTACAGTATGATTTCGGAGATGACAAAGAAGGCATTGAAGAGTCTGAAACATAGTGGAAAGACTGCGCAGTTGGAAGAGTTGCTTATGACATCGGGATTGTCAGGAGAGGTACAGCCTGCAGAAGCCATGTGTGATCTGGTGGAAAATGAGTATATCAAAAGACTTTTAAGAAATGCCAGTGACAGCTATATCCGTTTTGCACTATCAACGGGACATTATGCAGATAAGATAAAAGAAGAAAAGGATAAGATGACAGAACTTTTAGAAAATGGGGAACTGAAGAAAGTAGAAAAATCTCTGGATGTATATTTTAAATTGCTTGCAAGAGCGGTCAATGAAGAGAGAGGGATGAATGAATGA
- the ttdB gene encoding L(+)-tartrate dehydratase subunit beta, whose amino-acid sequence MVEVKNGKKILTTPISAEDLKDIKIGDIVYLNGSMTTCRDVAHRRLVEEGRELPVDVRNNAIFHAGPIIRPLENDKFEMVSVGPTTSMRMEKFEYEFVKETGVRVIIGKGGMKENTERACKEFGAIHCVFPAGNAVVAATEVEEIVRAEWRDLGMPETLWNCRVKEFGPLIVSIDANGDNLFEERKIEYNKKKDAATEEICKHVSFIK is encoded by the coding sequence ATGGTAGAAGTAAAGAACGGTAAAAAAATCTTAACAACACCTATTTCAGCAGAAGACTTAAAAGACATCAAGATTGGCGACATCGTATATCTGAACGGAAGCATGACAACATGCCGAGACGTTGCACACCGCCGTCTGGTAGAAGAAGGAAGAGAGCTTCCTGTAGACGTAAGAAATAATGCAATCTTCCACGCAGGACCGATTATCCGTCCACTGGAAAATGACAAATTCGAAATGGTATCTGTAGGACCGACAACAAGTATGAGAATGGAAAAATTCGAGTACGAATTCGTAAAAGAGACTGGTGTACGTGTGATCATCGGTAAAGGTGGTATGAAAGAAAATACAGAGCGTGCATGTAAAGAATTCGGAGCAATCCACTGCGTATTCCCTGCAGGTAACGCTGTAGTAGCTGCTACAGAAGTAGAAGAGATCGTAAGAGCTGAGTGGAGAGATCTCGGAATGCCAGAGACACTCTGGAACTGCCGCGTAAAAGAATTCGGACCACTGATTGTTTCTATCGATGCAAACGGAGACAACCTCTTTGAAGAAAGAAAGATTGAATACAATAAGAAGAAAGATGCTGCTACAGAAGAGATTTGTAAGCATGTAAGCTTTATTAAATAA
- a CDS encoding RrF2 family transcriptional regulator → MKISTKGRYALRIMIDLAENANGEYIRLKDISARQGITLKYMEQIMPMLTKAGYVRSYRGNNGGYMLAKEPEEYTAGDIIRTTEGSLAPIACLDDVPNRCERQDQCSTLEFWEGLKKVIDQYVDGVTLADLVKNHEEKCEKLDL, encoded by the coding sequence ATGAAGATATCAACAAAGGGCAGATATGCACTGAGAATTATGATTGATCTGGCAGAGAATGCAAATGGGGAATATATTCGTCTGAAAGACATATCGGCAAGACAGGGAATTACATTAAAATATATGGAACAGATTATGCCGATGCTGACAAAGGCCGGATATGTAAGAAGTTATCGTGGCAATAACGGTGGTTATATGCTGGCGAAAGAGCCGGAAGAATATACAGCCGGAGATATTATCCGTACAACGGAAGGAAGCCTTGCGCCGATTGCGTGTCTGGATGACGTGCCGAATCGCTGCGAGAGACAGGATCAGTGTTCCACACTTGAGTTCTGGGAAGGACTTAAGAAAGTAATCGACCAGTATGTGGACGGTGTGACACTCGCAGATCTGGTAAAAAATCATGAAGAGAAGTGTGAGAAGCTGGATCTGTAA
- a CDS encoding Na/Pi cotransporter family protein, with protein sequence MNEKLQIIFGLLGGLAVFIYGMNMMSECLQKAAGEKMKSILALLTKNPVLGVIAGALTTAVLQSSSATTVMAIGFVSAGLMSLPQAISIIFGANIGTTMTAQIIAFKISDYIYIIIFIGFIISFIAKSEKVKSIGQTIFAFGLLFLGIETMGDVMKPLASSPVFTNLIERVAHIPVLGVFVGTLMTLVVQSSSATIAVLQNFASQPGPDGVTSMLGLAGAIPILLGDNIGTTITALLASIGQTKDAKRTAVAHCIFNISGCLLFIWFVKPFAALIQHISPKGPEVEVISRQIANAHTLFNITMTLIWVCLIKFMVKIVMTLIPDGKAVDMDSAKPVFLDDKIINQPAAALQLVAKEILRVSEMVKVVVADTITIVKTEDMNELEPLQEKGLQIKKLTDQITEYLAALFSAGTMTEQQAAQTASLMYILSDVERMGTLSVEVAKCVQEKIENRYKYTPEAMEELQKSLKTLEKMFTDSIKALQGDKSVQTEKLIKRKDKIMDLDLKMRKAHVQRVNKGKCKASLTTPFTNILHLIDRMGNSCVNLADVASNEISLKYFMVN encoded by the coding sequence ATGAATGAAAAATTGCAGATAATATTCGGGCTTTTAGGAGGCCTGGCAGTCTTTATTTATGGAATGAATATGATGAGTGAGTGCCTGCAGAAAGCGGCAGGAGAAAAGATGAAAAGCATCCTGGCACTTCTGACTAAGAATCCGGTACTTGGGGTTATTGCAGGAGCACTTACTACAGCGGTATTACAGAGCAGTAGTGCGACAACCGTTATGGCGATCGGTTTTGTCAGTGCGGGACTTATGAGTCTTCCACAGGCAATCTCAATCATCTTTGGTGCGAACATCGGTACGACGATGACGGCACAGATCATCGCATTTAAGATCAGCGATTACATCTATATCATTATCTTTATTGGATTTATCATTTCGTTTATTGCGAAATCTGAAAAAGTGAAGAGTATCGGTCAGACAATCTTCGCATTTGGTCTGTTATTCCTTGGAATCGAGACCATGGGAGATGTTATGAAACCGCTGGCATCCAGCCCAGTGTTCACGAATCTGATTGAAAGAGTAGCACATATTCCGGTACTTGGGGTATTTGTCGGAACACTAATGACACTGGTAGTACAGAGTAGTAGTGCGACGATTGCAGTATTGCAGAACTTTGCATCACAGCCGGGACCTGATGGTGTGACAAGTATGCTTGGACTTGCAGGTGCGATCCCAATCCTTCTTGGAGATAATATCGGTACTACAATTACAGCACTTCTGGCAAGTATCGGTCAGACAAAAGATGCGAAACGTACAGCAGTTGCACACTGTATTTTCAACATTTCCGGATGTTTGCTATTTATCTGGTTTGTGAAACCATTTGCAGCGCTGATCCAGCATATTTCTCCGAAAGGACCAGAAGTTGAGGTGATCTCAAGACAGATTGCAAATGCGCATACATTATTCAATATTACAATGACACTAATCTGGGTCTGTCTGATCAAATTCATGGTGAAGATTGTTATGACGTTGATTCCGGATGGAAAAGCAGTCGATATGGATTCTGCAAAACCGGTATTTTTGGATGATAAGATCATAAACCAGCCGGCAGCGGCACTTCAGTTGGTTGCAAAGGAAATTCTTCGTGTGAGTGAAATGGTTAAAGTTGTTGTGGCAGATACGATCACAATTGTCAAAACTGAAGATATGAATGAATTGGAACCACTGCAGGAAAAGGGACTGCAGATTAAGAAACTGACGGATCAGATCACGGAATATCTGGCAGCTTTGTTCTCTGCCGGAACAATGACAGAGCAGCAGGCTGCACAGACGGCAAGTCTTATGTACATCTTAAGCGATGTGGAACGTATGGGAACGCTGAGTGTAGAAGTTGCCAAATGTGTACAGGAAAAGATTGAAAACAGATACAAATATACACCGGAAGCGATGGAAGAGTTGCAGAAAAGCCTGAAGACACTGGAGAAGATGTTTACCGATTCAATCAAGGCATTACAGGGTGATAAGTCAGTTCAGACAGAGAAGCTGATCAAACGGAAAGATAAGATCATGGATCTGGATCTGAAGATGCGAAAAGCACATGTACAGCGTGTCAATAAAGGAAAATGTAAAGCAAGCCTTACGACACCATTTACGAATATCTTGCATCTGATCGATCGTATGGGAAACAGCTGTGTCAACCTTGCAGATGTTGCGTCTAATGAAATCAGTCTGAAGTATTTTATGGTAAATTAA
- the pdxS gene encoding pyridoxal 5'-phosphate synthase lyase subunit PdxS, with translation MKENRYELNKQLAQMLKGGVIMDVTTPEQAKIAEEAGACAVMALERIPADIRAAGGVSRMSDPKMIRGIQEAVSIPVMAKCRIGHFVEAQILEAIEIDYIDESEVLSPADDIYHINKKEFKVPFVCGARDLGETLRRIAEGASMIRTKGEPGTGDVVQAVRHMRAMNAEIRRIQNLRADELFEAAKLLQVPVDLVEYVHENGKLPVVNFAAGGVATPADAALMMQLGAEGVFVGSGIFKSGNPAKRAASIVKAVTNYTDAKLIAELSTDLGEAMVGINEQEIELLMAERGK, from the coding sequence ATGAAAGAGAACAGATATGAATTAAATAAGCAGCTGGCACAGATGTTAAAAGGTGGAGTTATCATGGATGTAACAACTCCGGAGCAGGCAAAGATCGCAGAAGAAGCAGGTGCATGTGCAGTCATGGCCCTGGAAAGAATTCCGGCAGATATCCGCGCAGCAGGCGGCGTATCCCGTATGAGCGATCCGAAGATGATCCGTGGCATTCAGGAAGCAGTATCCATACCGGTTATGGCAAAATGCAGAATCGGACATTTTGTAGAAGCGCAGATTCTGGAAGCAATTGAGATTGATTATATTGATGAAAGCGAAGTACTTTCACCGGCCGATGACATTTACCATATTAATAAAAAAGAGTTCAAAGTACCATTCGTATGTGGTGCAAGAGATCTCGGTGAGACACTCCGCCGTATCGCAGAGGGTGCATCCATGATCCGTACAAAAGGCGAGCCGGGAACCGGAGATGTTGTACAGGCAGTACGTCATATGAGAGCCATGAATGCGGAGATCCGTCGCATCCAGAACTTAAGAGCAGACGAATTATTCGAAGCAGCAAAACTGTTACAGGTTCCGGTCGATCTGGTAGAATATGTTCATGAAAATGGAAAACTTCCGGTCGTAAACTTTGCGGCAGGCGGAGTTGCGACACCGGCAGATGCGGCACTGATGATGCAGCTTGGAGCAGAAGGTGTATTCGTAGGTTCCGGAATCTTCAAATCTGGTAATCCTGCAAAGCGTGCGGCTTCTATTGTGAAAGCAGTTACGAACTACACAGATGCCAAACTGATCGCTGAACTTTCAACAGATCTTGGCGAAGCAATGGTGGGAATCAACGAACAGGAAATTGAATTATTAATGGCAGAAAGAGGAAAATAA
- the pdxT gene encoding pyridoxal 5'-phosphate synthase glutaminase subunit PdxT: MTIAILAMQGAFLEHGQMLDRLGVEHFEIRKKEDLDRSFDGLILPGGESTVMRKLLIELNIYDILKKKIEDGLPVFGTCAGLILLAEQVEDGVPCFGTMNILAKRNAYGRQLGSFYIEDEMKEIGKIPMTFIRAPYIDDVYGEAEILAVVDGKVVAARQGSQLATAFHPELNDDTSVHAYFVEMIKGSKAQAV; the protein is encoded by the coding sequence ATGACGATTGCAATCTTGGCAATGCAAGGAGCATTCTTAGAGCATGGACAGATGCTGGACCGCCTGGGCGTGGAACATTTCGAAATCCGTAAAAAAGAAGATCTGGATCGTTCTTTTGACGGACTGATCCTTCCGGGCGGAGAAAGTACCGTTATGAGAAAGCTTCTGATCGAGCTGAACATTTACGATATATTGAAAAAGAAAATCGAGGACGGACTTCCGGTATTCGGAACCTGTGCCGGACTAATCCTTTTGGCAGAGCAGGTAGAAGATGGTGTTCCATGCTTTGGCACAATGAACATTTTGGCAAAGCGGAATGCATATGGAAGACAGCTTGGAAGCTTTTATATAGAAGATGAGATGAAAGAAATTGGAAAGATTCCAATGACATTCATCCGTGCACCGTATATTGACGATGTCTACGGAGAGGCAGAGATACTTGCCGTAGTAGATGGAAAAGTTGTGGCCGCAAGACAGGGCAGCCAGCTTGCAACTGCGTTTCATCCGGAACTGAATGATGATACAAGTGTGCATGCATATTTTGTAGAAATGATAAAAGGAAGCAAGGCACAGGCTGTATAG
- the fliB gene encoding flagellin lysine-N-methylase — MLYTIPDYYHEFSCIAGECEDTCCAGWQIVADEAALKKYKKVTGSFRKRLRKSINWKEGTFKQDRNKRCAFLNDENLCDMYTALGEKSLCRTCKMYPRHVEEFEDVREMTLSVSCPEVARILLGKKEPVRFLTYESNKEEEYDDFDPFLYSKLVDARKVMINILQDRSKRLDLRVGLVLAIAHDLQVRIKREDIFSIDDVFEKYQTEKAVQFVEAKLSEDENYAFIKKMFRNQYLMERLRDDWEPHLLEAESLLYGDIGCSDSEEQCTKYKEQYTKNKREFHEWLNTYMPDYEIQYEQLLVYFISTYFCGAVYDGEAYVKVQMAVVSVLLIHELLLAQWLKNEKTLEMEDVIDTVYRYSRELEHSDPNLNLMEKLMRRDLLSWFKKENDGDKEMDRH, encoded by the coding sequence ATGTTATATACAATCCCGGATTATTACCATGAATTTTCCTGTATTGCAGGCGAATGTGAAGATACATGCTGCGCCGGCTGGCAGATTGTGGCGGACGAAGCAGCGTTGAAAAAATATAAGAAAGTAACCGGATCATTTAGAAAAAGATTAAGAAAGTCCATTAACTGGAAAGAAGGAACCTTTAAGCAGGACAGGAATAAGCGCTGTGCCTTTTTAAATGATGAAAATCTTTGTGATATGTATACAGCACTCGGTGAAAAAAGTCTGTGCCGGACTTGTAAGATGTATCCAAGACACGTAGAAGAATTTGAAGATGTCCGAGAGATGACGTTGTCTGTATCCTGTCCGGAGGTGGCAAGAATTCTGCTTGGTAAAAAGGAACCGGTGCGCTTTCTGACATATGAAAGCAACAAGGAAGAAGAATATGATGATTTTGATCCATTCTTGTATTCAAAATTGGTAGATGCAAGAAAAGTGATGATCAATATCCTTCAGGACAGAAGTAAGAGACTGGATCTGCGGGTTGGTCTGGTGCTGGCGATCGCACATGACTTGCAGGTGCGGATCAAAAGAGAAGATATCTTTTCCATTGATGATGTATTTGAAAAATATCAGACGGAGAAGGCGGTTCAATTCGTTGAAGCAAAATTATCAGAAGATGAGAACTATGCATTTATTAAGAAAATGTTCCGGAATCAGTATCTGATGGAACGCTTAAGGGATGACTGGGAACCGCATCTTCTTGAGGCAGAAAGTTTACTTTACGGAGATATTGGTTGCAGCGACAGTGAAGAACAATGTACAAAGTACAAAGAACAGTATACAAAGAACAAACGAGAATTTCACGAATGGCTGAATACATATATGCCAGATTATGAGATCCAGTATGAGCAGTTACTGGTGTACTTTATCAGCACTTATTTCTGTGGTGCAGTGTATGACGGGGAAGCTTATGTAAAGGTACAGATGGCGGTTGTCAGTGTACTTTTGATCCACGAACTTCTGCTGGCACAGTGGCTGAAGAATGAGAAGACACTGGAGATGGAGGATGTGATAGATACCGTATATCGTTATTCCAGAGAACTGGAGCATTCCGATCCGAATCTGAACCTGATGGAAAAGCTGATGAGGAGAGATCTGTTATCCTGGTTTAAGAAAGAAAATGACGGTGATAAGGAGATGGACAGGCATTAA
- a CDS encoding GntR family transcriptional regulator: protein MNGLKPIKMPSAKEKVAAELRKAILSRQMKEGEVLSLESVATQLNVSAMPVREAFQILARDGLIQLRKNKGAVVLGITETYIKEHYQLRAILESAAALLAAEPETDISEIESVYEEAEEALKEGNLKQYTDLNRAFHHEIWSAAGNQKMKNMISELWNGLSMGSMVSEEDYAKVSIKEHERIWRAIKAHDQKEAQKAMYDHIMRSRDDMLTYYK, encoded by the coding sequence ATGAATGGATTAAAACCAATTAAGATGCCGTCGGCCAAGGAAAAGGTAGCGGCAGAACTTAGGAAGGCAATCTTGTCCAGGCAGATGAAAGAAGGAGAAGTCCTTTCACTGGAAAGTGTAGCCACACAGTTAAATGTATCGGCGATGCCGGTAAGAGAGGCATTTCAGATACTTGCAAGAGATGGGTTAATACAGTTGCGCAAGAACAAAGGAGCTGTAGTACTTGGAATTACGGAAACTTATATTAAAGAACATTATCAACTTCGTGCAATTTTGGAAAGTGCGGCAGCATTGCTTGCAGCAGAGCCGGAGACGGACATATCGGAGATAGAATCCGTGTACGAAGAAGCAGAAGAGGCTCTGAAGGAAGGCAATTTAAAGCAATATACAGATCTGAACCGTGCATTTCATCATGAGATCTGGTCTGCAGCAGGTAACCAGAAGATGAAAAATATGATTTCTGAATTATGGAATGGTCTGTCTATGGGCAGCATGGTATCAGAAGAGGATTATGCGAAAGTGTCGATTAAAGAACATGAAAGGATATGGAGAGCAATCAAGGCTCATGATCAGAAGGAAGCACAGAAGGCGATGTATGATCATATTATGCGGAGCCGGGATGATATGCTTACATATTATAAATAA